A single region of the Lotus japonicus ecotype B-129 chromosome 4, LjGifu_v1.2 genome encodes:
- the LOC130710714 gene encoding pentatricopeptide repeat-containing protein At5g14770, mitochondrial isoform X2: MRGLSLVPSLPLWNSLLHEFNASGFVSQVKFLYSEMVDCGVVPDVLSVNILVHSLCKLGDLDLALGYLRNNDVDTVSYNTVIWGFCEQGLADQGFGLLSEMVKKGICVDSITCNVLVKGYCRIGLVQYAEWVMHNLFDGGIARDVIGLNTLIDGYCEAGLMSQALALMENSWKTGVKPDIVSYNSLLKGFCKAGDLVRAESLFDEILGFQRDGESGQLKNNAVDTRDELRNIRPTLATYTTLISAYGKHCGIEESRSLYEQMVMSGIMPDVVACNSILYGLCRHGKLAEAAVLLREMSEMGFDPNHVSYSTIINSLFKSGRVLEAFNLQSQMVVRGISFDLVMCTTMMDGLFKVGKSKEAEEMFQNILKLNLVPNCVTYSALLDGYCKLGDMELAESVLQQMEEEHILPNVITFTSIINGYSKKGMLSRAVDMLRQMNQRNITPNSFVYAILIDGYFRAGEQETAGDFYKEMESHGLEENNITFDVLLNNLKRVGRMEEARSLIKDMHSKGIEPDVVNYSSLIDGYFNEGNESAALSIVQEMTEKNTKFDVVAYNALIKGFLRLGKYEPQSVFSRMVEWGLTPDCVTYNTMINTYCIKGNTENALDLLNEMKNYGIMPNAVTYNILIGRLCKTGAIEKAMDVLHEMLVMGFVPTPITHKFLLKASSKSRRADVILQIHKKLVAMGLKLDQTVYNTLITVLCRLGMTRRANAVLAEMVAKGILADIVTYNALIRGYCTGSHVQKAFNTYSQMLDDGISPNVTTYNTLLGGFSTAGLMREADKLVSEMKERGLTPNATTYNILVSGHGRVGNKQDSIKLYCDMIRKGFVPTTGTYNVLINDYAKAGKMRQARELLNEMLTRGRIPNSSTYDILVCGWCKLSHQPEMDWALKRSYQTEAKNLLREMYEKGYVPSESTLVYISSSFSIPGKKDDAKRWLKIFTQKNP, encoded by the coding sequence ATGAGGGGTCTCAGTCTTGTTCCTTCATTGCCTTTGTGGAATAGCCTCTTGCATGAGTTCAATGCCTCTGGTTTCGTGTCTCAGGTGAAATTTCTCTACTCTGAGATGGTTGATTGTGGGGTTGTGCCTGATGTTTTGAGTGTCAATATATTGGTTCATTCTTTATGCAAACTGGGGGACTTGGATTTGGCTTTAGGGTATCTTAGGAACAATGATGTTGATACTGTTAGCTATAATACTGTTATTTGGGGATTTTGTGAGCAAGGGTTGGCTgatcagggttttggtttgttGTCTGAAATGGTTAAAAAGGGTATTTGTGTTGATTCAATCACTTGCAATGTACTAGTTAAGGGGTATTGCCGAATCGGATTGGTTCAATATGCGGAGTGGGTCATGCACAACTTGTTTGATGGGGGCATTGCACGAGATGTTATAGGTCTGAACACCTTGATTGATGGGTATTGTGAAGCGGGGTTGATGAGTCAAGCACTAGCTTTGATGGAGAACAGTTGGAAGACTGGTGTCAAGCCGGATATTGTTAGTTATAATTCTTTGCTCAAAGGTTTTTGTAAAGCGGGTGATCTTGTAAGGGCAGAGTCTCTTTTCGATGAGATTTTGGGCTTTCAGAGGGACGGAGAATCTGGTCAGTTAAAAAACAATGCTGTTGATACCCGGGATGAATTAAGAAATATACGGCCAACACTTGCTACGTACACAACATTGATTTCTGCGTACGGTAAGCATTGTGGTATTGAAGAATCCCGTTCTCTGTATGAACAAATGGTTATGAGTGGAATCATGCCGGATGTTGTTGCTTGTAATTCTATTCTTTATGGACTTTGCAGGCATGGAAAATTAGCCGAGGCAGCAGTGTTGCTAAGAGAGATGTCTGAAATGGGTTTTGATCCTAATCACGTGTCGTACTCCAcaattattaattcattgttCAAATCAGGGAGGGTACTGGAAGCTTTTAATCTTCAAAGCCAAATGGTTGTTCGGGGTATTTCTTTTGATCTTGTTATGTGCACAACTATGATGGATGGACTTTTCAAAGTTGGGAAGTCTAAAGAGGCTGAGGAAATGTTCCAAAATATTCTAAAGCTCAATCTTGTCCCAAACTGCGTCACGTATTCAGCATTGCTTGATGGGTATTGTAAGTTAGGAGACATGGAACTTGCGGAGTCAGTGTTGCAACAAATGGAGGAGGAACATATTCTTCCAAATGTGATTACTTTTACTTCTATTATAAATGGGTATTCCAAAAAAGGAATGCTTAGTAGAGCAGTTGACATGTTAAGGCAGATGAACCAAAGGAATATTACACCAAATAGTTTTGTTTATGCAATTTTAATAGATGGCTATTTTAGGGCAGGTGAACAAGAAACTGCTGGTGATTTCTATAAAGAAATGGAATCACATGGATTGGAGGAAAACAACATCACATTTGATGTCTTACTAAACAACTTGAAAAGAGTTGGAAGGATGGAGGAAGCTCGGTCATTAATTAAAGATATGCACTCTAAGGGTATTGAGCCAGATGTTGTTAACTACTCTTCTCTAATAGATGGCTACTTTAATGAAGGAAATGAGTCAGCAGCCCTTTCAATAGTCCAGGAAATGACAGAGAAAAACACAAAGTTTGATGTTGTTGCTTACAATGCTTTGATTAAGGGGTTTTTGAGGCTGGGGAAATATGAACCACAATCTGTGTTTTCAAGAATGGTAGAGTGGGGTTTGACTCCAGATTGCGTTACATATAACACTATGATTAACACATACTGCATAAAAGGTAACACCGAAAATGCTCTGGATCTCTTGAATGAGATGAAGAACTATGGGATAATGCCAAATGCGGTCACTTATAACATCCTGATTGGCAGGCTTTGTAAAACTGGTGCAATTGAAAAAGCGATGGATGTTTTGCATGAAATGCTGGTTATGGGGTTTGTACCTACACCAATTACTCACAAGTTTCTGCTTAAGGCTTCTTCTAAGAGTAGGAGGGCAGATGTAATTTTGCAAATTCACAAGAAGCTTGTAGCTATGGGCCTCAAACTTGACCAGACTGTGTATAACACTCTAATCACTGTATTGTGCAGGTTAGGAATGACTAGAAGAGCAAATGCAGTGCTCGCTGAAATGGTGGCAAAAGGAATTTTAGCTGACATTGTTACTTATAATGCCCTGATTCGTGGTTATTGTACAGGCAGTCATGTGCAGAAGGCATTTAATACTTATTCACAGATGCTGGATGATGGAATATCTCCAAATGTTACTACTTACAATACCCTTTTAGGTGGTTTTTCAACTGCTGGTTTGATGAGAGAGGCAGATAAATTAGTTAGTGAGATGAAAGAAAGAGGACTTACCCCGAATGCCACCACTTATAATATATTGGTTTCTGGCCATGGTAGAGTTGGAAATAAACAGGATTCTATAAAACTTTATTGTGATATGATAAGAAAAGGTTTTGTACCCACTACAGGAACCTATAATGTGCTTATCAATGATTATGCTAAAGCAGGAAAGATGCGCCAAGCTAGAGAACTTTTGAATGAGATGCTGACAAGAGGAAGAATTCCTAATTCTTCAACATATGACATTCTAGTCTGTGGATGGTGCAAATTATCCCATCAGCCAGAGATGGATTGGGCACTTAAACGGTCATATCAGACTGAGGCAAAAAATTTGCTTagagaaatgtatgaaaaaggaTATGTGCCATCTGAAAGTACCCTCGTGTATATCAGTTCAAGTTTTTCCATTCCAGGAAAAAAGGATGATGCTAAAAGGTGGTTGAAGATATTTACCCAAAAGAATCCATGA
- the LOC130714974 gene encoding vesicle-associated protein 1-2-like, with the protein MTTELLQTEPAELRFVFELKKQSSCLIQLVNKVDQYIAFKVKTTSPKKYCVRPNTGIIRPNETCDFTVTMQAQRAAPPDMQCKDKFLIQSTVIPFGATEDDITSDMFSKDSGKFIEEKKLRVVLISPPSSPVLLPVNGDVKQDPSFDEINLQKDRVPTGVENMPPSLKVSPEVKGFEPAQDTRDDRTYEDTVTRYTENVGDMKSENGDVQLNLAEDSEELKSKLNIMDSKLREAEATIMMLNEERRMNTKEKDFFKRELEVLKKKINTKGVQTGFPLLFVCMVALVSVAVGYYVHP; encoded by the exons ATGACTACAGAGCTTCTTCAAACCGAACCTGCTGAACTCAGATTTGTCT TTGAATTGAAGAAACAGAGTTCATGCTTGATTCAACTTGTAAACAAGGTTGACCAGTACATTGCTTTCAAG GTTAAAACAACTTCACCCAAGAAATATTGTGTCAGACCCAACACTGGCATCATTAGGCCAAACGAAACATGTGATTTTACCG TTACTATGCAAGCTCAGCGCGCGGCGCCGCCTGATATGCAGTGCAAGGACAAATTTCTTATTCAAAGCACAGTTATCCCCTTTGGAGCAACAGAAGATGACATCACATCTGATATG TTTTCGAAAGATAGTGGGAAGTTTATTGAGGAGAAGAAGCTGAGGGTAGTCCTTATCAGTCCACCATCTTCTCCAGTCTTGCTTCCTGTAAATGGGGATGTGAAGCAGGATCCGTCGTTCGATGAAATTAATTTGCAAAAAGATAGGGTGCCTACTGGTGTTGAAAATATGCCTCCCTCTCTTAAA GTTTCTCCTGAAGTTAAAGGTTTTGAACCAGCGCAGGATACAAGAGATGATAGAACATATGAGGATACTGTTACAAGATATACTGAGAATGTTGGTGATATGAAGTCAGAAAATGGTGATGTGCAGTTGAATTTAGCTGAGGATTCTGAGGAATTGAAGTCCAAACTTAATATAATGGATTCGAAACTAAGAGAG GCTGAGGCAACTATCATGATGTTGAATGAGGAGAGGCGCATGAATACGAAagaaaaagatttttttaagAGAGAGTTG GAGGTgttgaagaaaaaaatcaacACAAAAGGAGTTCAGACTGGCTTTCCATTACTGTTTGTTTGCATGGTTGCTCTTGTCAGTGTGGCGGTCGGATACTATGTTCATCCATAA
- the LOC130710715 gene encoding sodium/hydrogen exchanger 1-like has product MNLSQPLVEKLTTLMTSDHASVVSITLFVALLCTCIIIGNLLEENRWINESITALLIGLCTGVLILFTTGGKSSHILVFDEDLFFNYLLPPIIFNAGFRVKKKQFFRNFMTIMLFGAIGTLISFCIISLGAIHFFEKLGIGSLSIGDYLAIGAIFSATDSVCTLQVLNQDTTPLLYSLVFGEGVVNDATSVVLFKAIQNFDLSHIDLTTALQLIGKFSYLFIASTLLGILVGLLSAYIIKKLYFGKLIRHSTVREVALMILMAYLSYMLAELFSLSAILTVFFCGIVMSHYTWHNVTESSRVTTKHAFATLSFIAEIFLFLYVGMDALDIEKWRIVSQSPRKSIGVSSLLLALILVGRAAFVFPLSFLSNLFTKSPSEKIEFKQQVTIWWAGLMRGAVSIALSYNQFTKLDHTKLSEKAIMITSTITVVLFSTLVFGLMTKPLVRLLLPSSKYILIIQSPPPTPKSLTLPLLGNVHDSGDTENGTQPSNLHHYWRKFDDSVMRPVFGGRGFVPYVPGSPVE; this is encoded by the exons ATGAATCTATCACAGCCCTTAGTTGAGAAACTAACAACATTGATGACCTCTGATCATGCTTCAGTTGTCTCTATCACTCTATTTGTTGCTCTTCTTTGCACTTGCATCATAATTGGTAATTTGTTGGAGGAGAATCGTTGGATCAATGAATCCATCACTGCCCTCCTCATT GGTCTCTGTACTGGGGTTCTTATACTGTTTACAACCGGAGGAAAAAGCTCTCATATATTAGTTTTCGATGAAGATCTTTTCTTTAACTACCTTCTCCCTCCCATCATTTTCAATGCTGG GTTTCGGGTCAAGAAGAAACAATTTTTTCGCAACTTTATGACCATAATGCTCTTTGGTGCAATTGGTACATTGATATCATTCTGCATCATATCATTAG GTGCCATACACTTTTTTGAGAAACTAGGTATTGGTTCCCTCAGTATTGGAGACTATCTAG CAATTGGAGCAATATTTTCTGCAACAGATTCTGTTTGCACATTGCAG GTTCTTAATCAGGATACAACACCTTTACTATACAGCCTGGTCTTTGGGGAGGGGGTAGTAAATGATGCTACCTCTGTAGTACTCTTCAAAGCAATTCAGAATTTTGACCTCTCCCACATTGACTTAACCACTGCTTTACAATTAATTGgaaaattttcatatttattcATTGCAAGCACTTTACTTGGAATCTTG gTTGGATTGCTTAGTGCATACATTATAAAAAAGCTTTATTTTGGGAAGTTGATAAG GCATTCTACCGTGCGTGAGGTTGCTCTCATGATACTCATGGCATACCTTTCATATATGCTAGCTGAA CTGTTTTCTCTAAGTGCCATTCTGACTGTGTTCTTCTGCGGCATTGTTATGTCTCACTACACATGGCATAATGTGACAGAAAGTTCAAGAGTGACAACCAA GCATGCTTTCGCTACTTTGTCATTCATTGCTGAGATTTTTCTCTTCCTTTATGTTGGGATGGATGCACTAGATATAGAGAAGTGGAGAATAGTAAGTCAAag CCCAAGAAAATCAATTGGGGTGAGCTCATTGCTGTTGGCACTTATCCTAGTGGGAAGAGCTGCATTTGTTTTCCCTTtgtccttcttatccaacttgtTTACGAAGTCTCCATCTGAGAAAATTGAATTCAAGCAACAA GTAACAATTTGGTGGGCTGGTCTCATGCGTGGAGCTGTTTCCATAGCACTTTCCTACAATCAG TTTACCAAGCTAGACCATACTAAGTTGAGTGAGAAAGCCATCATGATCACTAGTACCATCACTGTTGTACTCTTCAGCACATTG GTGTTCGGATTGATGACAAAGCCACTAGTGAGGTTATTGCTTCCTTCGTCGAAATACATACTCATCATACAATCCCCACCACCGACGCCAAAATCATTGACTCTGCCACTTCTTGGCAATGTACATGATTCAGGTGACACCGAAAATGGGACTCAACCAAGCAACCTGCACCACTATTGGCGCAAATTTGATGATTCTGTCATGCGACCCGTCTTTGGTGGGAGGGGTTTTGTACCTTATGTTCCTGGTTCACCCGTTGAATAA
- the LOC130710714 gene encoding pentatricopeptide repeat-containing protein At5g14770, mitochondrial isoform X1, with amino-acid sequence MRNLNKVPTKTLLFFFSSTTTSHLPHSSNTFRFIPTFHRPTRSFSSHVHNRSILIPPAKTHLYASFFCTLIRLYLSCGRFAIASAAFLHMRGLSLVPSLPLWNSLLHEFNASGFVSQVKFLYSEMVDCGVVPDVLSVNILVHSLCKLGDLDLALGYLRNNDVDTVSYNTVIWGFCEQGLADQGFGLLSEMVKKGICVDSITCNVLVKGYCRIGLVQYAEWVMHNLFDGGIARDVIGLNTLIDGYCEAGLMSQALALMENSWKTGVKPDIVSYNSLLKGFCKAGDLVRAESLFDEILGFQRDGESGQLKNNAVDTRDELRNIRPTLATYTTLISAYGKHCGIEESRSLYEQMVMSGIMPDVVACNSILYGLCRHGKLAEAAVLLREMSEMGFDPNHVSYSTIINSLFKSGRVLEAFNLQSQMVVRGISFDLVMCTTMMDGLFKVGKSKEAEEMFQNILKLNLVPNCVTYSALLDGYCKLGDMELAESVLQQMEEEHILPNVITFTSIINGYSKKGMLSRAVDMLRQMNQRNITPNSFVYAILIDGYFRAGEQETAGDFYKEMESHGLEENNITFDVLLNNLKRVGRMEEARSLIKDMHSKGIEPDVVNYSSLIDGYFNEGNESAALSIVQEMTEKNTKFDVVAYNALIKGFLRLGKYEPQSVFSRMVEWGLTPDCVTYNTMINTYCIKGNTENALDLLNEMKNYGIMPNAVTYNILIGRLCKTGAIEKAMDVLHEMLVMGFVPTPITHKFLLKASSKSRRADVILQIHKKLVAMGLKLDQTVYNTLITVLCRLGMTRRANAVLAEMVAKGILADIVTYNALIRGYCTGSHVQKAFNTYSQMLDDGISPNVTTYNTLLGGFSTAGLMREADKLVSEMKERGLTPNATTYNILVSGHGRVGNKQDSIKLYCDMIRKGFVPTTGTYNVLINDYAKAGKMRQARELLNEMLTRGRIPNSSTYDILVCGWCKLSHQPEMDWALKRSYQTEAKNLLREMYEKGYVPSESTLVYISSSFSIPGKKDDAKRWLKIFTQKNP; translated from the coding sequence ATGAGGAATCTGAACAAGGTACCAACCAAAactctcttgttcttcttctcatCCACTACAACCTCCCACCTTCCTCACTCTTCCAACACCTTCCGTTTCATTCCCACTTTCCATCGACCCACCAGAAGCTTCTCCTCTCATGTCCATAACCGTTCAATTCTGATCCCTCCCGCGAAGACCCATCTCTATGCTTCATTCTTCTGCACCCTCATCCGCCTCTACTTGTCATGTGGCAGGTTCGCCATTGCCTCTGCTGCTTTCCTTCATATGAGGGGTCTCAGTCTTGTTCCTTCATTGCCTTTGTGGAATAGCCTCTTGCATGAGTTCAATGCCTCTGGTTTCGTGTCTCAGGTGAAATTTCTCTACTCTGAGATGGTTGATTGTGGGGTTGTGCCTGATGTTTTGAGTGTCAATATATTGGTTCATTCTTTATGCAAACTGGGGGACTTGGATTTGGCTTTAGGGTATCTTAGGAACAATGATGTTGATACTGTTAGCTATAATACTGTTATTTGGGGATTTTGTGAGCAAGGGTTGGCTgatcagggttttggtttgttGTCTGAAATGGTTAAAAAGGGTATTTGTGTTGATTCAATCACTTGCAATGTACTAGTTAAGGGGTATTGCCGAATCGGATTGGTTCAATATGCGGAGTGGGTCATGCACAACTTGTTTGATGGGGGCATTGCACGAGATGTTATAGGTCTGAACACCTTGATTGATGGGTATTGTGAAGCGGGGTTGATGAGTCAAGCACTAGCTTTGATGGAGAACAGTTGGAAGACTGGTGTCAAGCCGGATATTGTTAGTTATAATTCTTTGCTCAAAGGTTTTTGTAAAGCGGGTGATCTTGTAAGGGCAGAGTCTCTTTTCGATGAGATTTTGGGCTTTCAGAGGGACGGAGAATCTGGTCAGTTAAAAAACAATGCTGTTGATACCCGGGATGAATTAAGAAATATACGGCCAACACTTGCTACGTACACAACATTGATTTCTGCGTACGGTAAGCATTGTGGTATTGAAGAATCCCGTTCTCTGTATGAACAAATGGTTATGAGTGGAATCATGCCGGATGTTGTTGCTTGTAATTCTATTCTTTATGGACTTTGCAGGCATGGAAAATTAGCCGAGGCAGCAGTGTTGCTAAGAGAGATGTCTGAAATGGGTTTTGATCCTAATCACGTGTCGTACTCCAcaattattaattcattgttCAAATCAGGGAGGGTACTGGAAGCTTTTAATCTTCAAAGCCAAATGGTTGTTCGGGGTATTTCTTTTGATCTTGTTATGTGCACAACTATGATGGATGGACTTTTCAAAGTTGGGAAGTCTAAAGAGGCTGAGGAAATGTTCCAAAATATTCTAAAGCTCAATCTTGTCCCAAACTGCGTCACGTATTCAGCATTGCTTGATGGGTATTGTAAGTTAGGAGACATGGAACTTGCGGAGTCAGTGTTGCAACAAATGGAGGAGGAACATATTCTTCCAAATGTGATTACTTTTACTTCTATTATAAATGGGTATTCCAAAAAAGGAATGCTTAGTAGAGCAGTTGACATGTTAAGGCAGATGAACCAAAGGAATATTACACCAAATAGTTTTGTTTATGCAATTTTAATAGATGGCTATTTTAGGGCAGGTGAACAAGAAACTGCTGGTGATTTCTATAAAGAAATGGAATCACATGGATTGGAGGAAAACAACATCACATTTGATGTCTTACTAAACAACTTGAAAAGAGTTGGAAGGATGGAGGAAGCTCGGTCATTAATTAAAGATATGCACTCTAAGGGTATTGAGCCAGATGTTGTTAACTACTCTTCTCTAATAGATGGCTACTTTAATGAAGGAAATGAGTCAGCAGCCCTTTCAATAGTCCAGGAAATGACAGAGAAAAACACAAAGTTTGATGTTGTTGCTTACAATGCTTTGATTAAGGGGTTTTTGAGGCTGGGGAAATATGAACCACAATCTGTGTTTTCAAGAATGGTAGAGTGGGGTTTGACTCCAGATTGCGTTACATATAACACTATGATTAACACATACTGCATAAAAGGTAACACCGAAAATGCTCTGGATCTCTTGAATGAGATGAAGAACTATGGGATAATGCCAAATGCGGTCACTTATAACATCCTGATTGGCAGGCTTTGTAAAACTGGTGCAATTGAAAAAGCGATGGATGTTTTGCATGAAATGCTGGTTATGGGGTTTGTACCTACACCAATTACTCACAAGTTTCTGCTTAAGGCTTCTTCTAAGAGTAGGAGGGCAGATGTAATTTTGCAAATTCACAAGAAGCTTGTAGCTATGGGCCTCAAACTTGACCAGACTGTGTATAACACTCTAATCACTGTATTGTGCAGGTTAGGAATGACTAGAAGAGCAAATGCAGTGCTCGCTGAAATGGTGGCAAAAGGAATTTTAGCTGACATTGTTACTTATAATGCCCTGATTCGTGGTTATTGTACAGGCAGTCATGTGCAGAAGGCATTTAATACTTATTCACAGATGCTGGATGATGGAATATCTCCAAATGTTACTACTTACAATACCCTTTTAGGTGGTTTTTCAACTGCTGGTTTGATGAGAGAGGCAGATAAATTAGTTAGTGAGATGAAAGAAAGAGGACTTACCCCGAATGCCACCACTTATAATATATTGGTTTCTGGCCATGGTAGAGTTGGAAATAAACAGGATTCTATAAAACTTTATTGTGATATGATAAGAAAAGGTTTTGTACCCACTACAGGAACCTATAATGTGCTTATCAATGATTATGCTAAAGCAGGAAAGATGCGCCAAGCTAGAGAACTTTTGAATGAGATGCTGACAAGAGGAAGAATTCCTAATTCTTCAACATATGACATTCTAGTCTGTGGATGGTGCAAATTATCCCATCAGCCAGAGATGGATTGGGCACTTAAACGGTCATATCAGACTGAGGCAAAAAATTTGCTTagagaaatgtatgaaaaaggaTATGTGCCATCTGAAAGTACCCTCGTGTATATCAGTTCAAGTTTTTCCATTCCAGGAAAAAAGGATGATGCTAAAAGGTGGTTGAAGATATTTACCCAAAAGAATCCATGA